The DNA segment ATATttcctagtactataaatctgaacaaacaactgtctagattcgtagtactaggaaataTCCCATTCAATTTTAGAttcttacattttgggacagatggagtagtaCTTTGCAAATTTTTGTCCTATTTCTTGTTATTATTCATGGCCAGAAACAACATCTTCATGTAGAGGCTGAATTGATTTCCATTAtcgaaaacaaaaggaaaaagtacgaattaccccccctccaactatcacggtcgtccgaattacccctctaaaccacaaaaccggacattcttcgcccccaactatgcaaaccagacgaattacccccctcgacccaatctgcagcggttttggtctacgtggcgtacgtgtggcagtctagtcagcaatttatttattagaaaataggtgggccccacctgtcatacacttttcctctctcttctcttctcttactcttcctctctctctcttctctcactctcacGAATGACAGCGGCAGGCGGGGCGCGGcgagtggcagcggcggcgagggatgaggcggcgagcggtggcagaggaggcggcggaggaggcgagcgcggcggaggtgaggcgaggcggcagaggaggaggcgagcagcggggaatgaggcggcggcggcgaggcgaggcggccggcccgCGCACGAGCGCCCGCTCCTCGCGGCGCCCGCTGCcacgcccgctgccgccggttCCCCCGCCTGCCCTGGAgggcgccgtcaccgccgtcacTTCCCCCGCCCGCCctggagggcgccgccgccgccgccgcttccccaaCCCACCCTGGacaccgctgtcgccgccgcgaCCGCTTCCCCAGCCCGccctggacgccgccgccgccgctgccccagcCCGCCCtgacgccgccgcttcccccggCCGCCCTGGACGCCGCCGTCCGGTTCCCCCTCCTCGTCTCACACCGCGCGCTGCCGTGCATCCTCCGCCACGAGAGAGAGACCGAGAGAGATAGAGggggtatgacatgtgggtcccaccatttttaaaaaaataaaatgctgactggactgccacgtagaccaaaaccaccgcggatttgatcgagggaggtaattcgtccggtttgcataatTGGAGATGAAAAATGtccagttttgtggtttagggggtaattcagacgaccgtgatagttcggggggtaattcgtactttttccaaaacaaaacccaaacatACTATGCACCAacaagtttaatttttttctccacaTATGAACTTCTTCTGCATATCTTGATCTCCAGATCTCCTCCAATGCTTGTCAACTCCGTCGATTCTTCGCTGAAGCTCGCCTTCGCGAAGCGGCTCCAGCTCCCAATCTTCACCAACAACAAGCTCGTCGACGTCGACAACAACCCTCTCCAAGTCCACCTCCTTCACAtgagctccaccaccacctctcatCATCATCTCCCCATGATCAAGAAGCTGGAGGTGCTAGTCCTGGATGGAGATTTCAGTCATGGTGATGAGGGATGGAGCAGCGACGAGTTCAGCGGCGCCATcgtgagggagagggaaggcAGGAGGCCACTGCTCGTCGGCACGCTCAATGTGGCCATGGCCGATGATCATCTTGGCGTTGCATTCATTGATGACGTGGCGTTCACCGACAACTCGAGCTGGACCAGGAGCAGGAGGTTCAGGATCGGCGTGcgcgccgtggcggtggcgggtagcggcgatggcggcgggctGAGGATCCGGGAGGCGGTGAGCGAGAGCTTCATGGTGAAAGATCACCGGGGAGAATGTGGGTATCAAAGCTACTCTGAATTTGTCTTTGTGTTAGcaatgttgttgttgttgatgacgatgatgatgtcAGTTTCGTCAGAGTTTGATGAACTTTGATTATTAATTCGACAGTTTATTCTGAATTTGATTATtagtatttgaatttttttctttatgctTGATTTCACAGCGTACCAGAAGCATTTCCCTCCGAGGCCAGATGATGAGGTGTGGAGGCTGAAGAACATACGGAAAGATGGGCCAATCCACAAGAGGCTGGAATCTGAACGTGTCAGGAATGTGCAGGGTTTTCTGAACCTGCATGCCACCAACCCTGAAAAGCTCAGGAAGGTAATTAGTAAATGTAGTTAGTCTGCACTAATCAATTTGTGCATCGTTTTGTATCTCTTGAATTATGGAAGATTTCGTTGTTGTGTTGATGGATCATTGGTTGATTCGATCCGGGATTGTTCATTCAGCTCGTTGTCATGTCCGATCGGCTCTGGAAGGCAACACTGCACCACGCGAAAACATGCGATTTTGGAGCTGCAGAAATGGTAATAAATCGTAGTACTACTATTCTGCTTCTTTCTTCACAAGTTGTTTGGTCAGAATATACTTCATCTTGTTGTCGATCGATGGTTTATCGACATAAATGAATGCAATTAGCTTTTATCTGCCAAGTCATTTGATCTCATTATTTGTTCCAGATGCAAGTGAAGCAATCTTCAATCGAGGCATACCAGAATTGGGATCAGCTGGACGAAGCTGAGACTAACAAGACAGCCTCAGGTGCAGAAAATGGCCAGATGAAGCACCTGCATGATTAACCTTGGAAGTTCAGTAATTAACCCTCATCCCTAATCTAACCTTTTATTCCATCTTGTAGGCAATCTTGGTCAGGCACATGAAGGATCACTACAGGCAGATGAGATAGGCACCGTATCAGGGCCTCATTTCCAGAGCAGAAACCAGATGGATTCTGAAGATTCattgtctgctgctgctgtaacTGAAGATGCAGATGATGCACTGTGGAGCCCTTGCATGACAAGTGATGGCCATGGCTTGATCATGTGGAAAAACAACACTTCAGTGTGGGACCAAATGAACTAAGTTCAGCACAACCTGATTAATTAGATCTCCAATTGTTTGTGATTTTCCCTAATCATGGAGAAGGCACAAATCTGTACATATTGACACCACTTTTTTTGCAGCAACATGCTGTTTCTTTTTCCCTGTGCACTAAGATACCATGATATGGTGATAGTATGATATAAAGTACCTTTTTTCTATTTTGGACTGGATAGATATGTAATACTACTCTCCATGCATGATAAATTATAATGCTGCGTATAGATAGTTAGTAATCTTTACTACCAACAGAGAAATTGGTGAGGTTTTTTTGCTAACTAGAAATTGGTGAGGTTAATCCTCTGTTAATGCAAGCAGTTGAAATAACTACAGTCGATTTGCAGTCATACACTGTTATACTACAAAAgaagtttttttattaaaaaaataatacatcaCTACATCAGTGACAAAAGTATTCATATATTTGAAATTAGCCTGAATTTTGCACAGACGAACGCTGGCTCGATCGAATGGGGATCGCCTAACTTAAGTTGGGCCGTCTGCGGGAGTTCTAGCCCACGTGCACCCGGGCCCACGGCTACGAGCGTGCAGGAAGTAGCCGCAGAGCAAACAATTAGTACCATACTGCTTAGCTAAGATGGTTAGGCGTAGCTTATATACGCTGCTGTGCATAAAATTGATACGATACGGAGAAGATTAGCATGGCCCCTGCGCAAGGAAGACACACAAATCGAGAAGTGGTCCAAATTTTTTTGCGATTTCACGGATTGGTCCCTGCCTAGCCTGTTTCCTGCTTCTTTTGTCTCTCAGATATGCCCCTGCGGTCTCCTTTCTGTATCCTCACACTTTCTTGATTCTCACAACCAGGTCCATGGACTTTTTCAGTCATGGCCATTCTTGACTTGTAACTTTGCAGTCATGCCCTTATGAACTTGCATTTTGGACCCTAAATCACTGAGAACTATTCCATCACTCTGTCCGTCTGTCATCTTTAGCAGCTGACATTCTTTTTCCAAGTTGACAAGTCGCTGTGCTGTGCTTTCTGGGGTTGAAAACTTAAAATTTTGGCTATGTACAGTTATGGTTCCAAGCAAACTTCTCGATTCatcattaaaaatataaaaggaagGAGTTTTTTGGTTCACCAGACTCGAAAGTCTGTTACTCTGAAAAAATGGCCCTCCAAAAAATGAGTTGTGATGGCATTGATGCCTCAAACAAATAATATGCATGGCCTCAGCAATGGCCatatatcttaaaaaataagataccgatgacatatctcaaactttgcaaaattataatggcatggttccaatttaccctaAAAAGTATAGGGTTGAAGTCCGATTTATTCTCCTCAACTATAATAGTTTGATTTATCCCTTAATTATAAAATCAGATAAAATTATCCCTTAATTATACAACCAGATAAAATACACCCCTATTCTTTTTAAACCAGACGATTTACCCCCTCTAGTCAACACATGGTGGTTTTAGACTTTCGTAACATCCAACGTGGCCATACCTACACTACTAtacaaaattgatttttctggactaaaaaaaattgatttttctggactacaaaattgatttttctggactaaaaaaaattgatttttctggaCTACAAAATTGATAGTTTTGGACCCCTCTTCTTTTTAAACCAGACAATTTACCCCCCTCTAGTCAACACATGGTGGTTTTAGACTTCCGTAACATCCAACATAGCCCTACCTACACTACTAtacaaaattgattttttttatataaaattgatttttctagaCAAGACCCCCTTTAGATTGCGGGCGGACCATAACCGCTCTCACATGCAAAAAATGTTCTCCCGTGGTTGGTTCACGGACCACatatgaaaatcaatttttgtagACGGACCTCTTAATAGGCCTGCAAGCAAAAATATATGGGCCTGTTAAGTgatccgcatgcgaaaatacccCCTCTCTTTCACCTCTTTTTtatctctcccctcctctctcccactaAGTGTTggcatctctccctctcctccccattcttttttttctccccactCTCCCACACTCTTTcccactccctctccctttcttcGTACTCCCGGCAATGGCCGGCGGCGGTCTAAGGTGACGACGGGAGGGGTGATGGTGGTGTCGACGAGGATGACGGTGATCTTGGACGACAGCAGGAGCAACGTCGGCAACGGTCTTGGGCGACGGCGGGGACAGCGTCGGTGGCATCGACGATGGCGGTGGCTTTGGGCAGTCGGATCCGCACGCCAAAATATAAGTATCTGTAACTATGTTTCTAGATATTTCTTCGTCTAAGACAGCCTGAAAACATCTGCAATAAAATGCGCCACCACACCCAGAGATGATAGTTATGTTAATTTTCCGTTAATTCCAAGTTGATTAGTAAAAAGGATATTCCTTTTTTTACCGGTATAATAATATATTACTTACatgaaagagaaaaagaaacatgcaTTATCAGTTCTGTAGAGACGAACGCCTGGATAGAGAAGCAACGGCCTGGATCAATCGAGTGGGGTGATCGCTTCGCTTTGACAAGTTGGGCCGGCTGCGGGAGATCCAGCCCACGTGTATCCGTGGCCCACGAAGACGTGCGGGGAAGCAGCCGCAGAGGAAACGATTAGCACCATACCGCTTAGCAAACATTACTAGGCGTACCTTATATGCGCAGCCGTGTATCTTCCCACCGTCTCTTCGGAGACATCCGATAAAGTTGAGTTGGAACGATACAGAGAAGATTAGCATTCACGGATTGGTCTCTGCCCAGTctgtttccaacttttttttctctcagatATGCCCCTGCGGTCTCCTTTCTATATCCTCACACTTTCTTGATTCTCACAACCAGGTCCATGGGCACTTTCAGCCATGCCCATTCTTGACTTGTAACTTTGCAGTCATGCCCTTGTAAACTTGCATTTTGGACCCTAAATCACTGTCAACTGCTCCATCACTGTGTGAACAGCTCGCTCTACGTGCTGTTTTTGTGGGTTAACTATTTGATTATGTGCAGTTATGGGGTTCCATGCAAACTACTCGTATAGGCTAATCAAGTTTGCTCAAGCTATAACGTtattatcattaaaaaaagaaggaaatattttttttgttggtttaCCTTACTCCAAAGTCTGTTCCAAAAAAATGACACTCAGAGAATTGTAGTGATGGCATTGATGCCTCTAacaacatattaaaaaaaatactgtgcATACAAGCCTTCACATATATACACTGTGCAaaccaactaacaaatatcacaaaaaaaatattatatctaTGTGTCAAGTtacatcttcaaattcatcctatataaaagaacaacaaaaaggcaaaattgtcagaaaacattttttttctacggctaaaatataataaattcgaGGTTAAGATtttacatgcatgtatgtataatactattggaagtataTACACTTTTTTTCCAGATGTTTGCATTGGGTGACTGTTGTTGGTTGGTGTGTATGGAATATACACAGGATATGTTCCTAAAAAATATACAACTTTTTTCCTTCCTAGAAAGAACTTACATTTAGAGTTAAATGTAGTTGCTACTAATTAACAACATGCCACTTTTTAATTAGAacgcaaaataataaaaaaagaacaaattattggtaaacCAATCTCAGTATCTCGCATTATTTTCCTTTCTAGAAGCATATTAAAATGAGAAGCTTATCCTCGCAAAAATGAAGAAGAGAAGCTCTTATCGTTCCTAATTAACAACCAGCCATTTTTAGACCGACGAAAGACAAAGAGGAAATTGTATATTGGTAACCTAAGTATCTTGCAATATTAATTTTCCTTGGTCAAACTGTGACCTAATTCCGATTTCTTGAGTATCCAAAAGCAAACAATGATTGATCGGAGCAACAATTAGTCATTTCTTAGTGCAGCACGTACCAATTAATCATCTATAGCGTACGTACGTGTTTGTGGTTAAGGGTCAGTGTCACGGACAGCACATAATATATCATCAAAAGGCGAATCGATATCGATCGATATATAGGTTCGCACGATGACCAGTCGCTTTCTTAGTGGTAGCATATGAAatgatatatatttagattatataattAGGTTAGCAAAGTgttttgattaattattttgtcTCAGGTTGTTGCATGTAAACGTTAACGACGTAGTCAAGTCGCGACACATCTCGTGAATTCGTGATTCATATGCATTCCCTTTTCCATGAATTTTGGTCGGCAGCTATAGGTCGGCATTGCGTCCCATTGGAGACATCCAAAATGGTTGAATGTCATTGTACTGTGTTACAACAGGAGAAGCTCAGGAAACACTCGGAAATATCCTAAAAAGTTAGGGAAATAATGTTTGAGATAATTGAAGTTGTCTCTTTCAACAATTTTGTCATAGACGCGGTTCGATCGAAACGTTGCGATAAAATTCAATTCTTACGGACGGGACAAATAATGTTTGCGATAATAAGTATTTTAGGGATTGTGTCATATAGATGGCTTAAGTCAAACTTTATGAACTTATGATAATTCTTTTTAGAAGTGTTATGATAAATTTTGATTCTGATGATGGATGGCTCGAGAAAAACATTCCAAtagaattttattttagttGACATGTGTATTGGTACAAAACTACTTTCTCTGTCCCAAaattaatataagggattttcctATAGGTATATGGTTTTGGGATGACGGAGTAGTTTGGAAAAGCATCGCTCAACAACGGAGCTCAATGGATTATTTCTTTCTAACATGTTAACTTGTATTAATTTTAGCTAGGTACAGAACACTGGGCAACACTATTACTCTAGTTCTATACATTTATAATCTGAAACCTGCTCAATCGCTGTCCTTTCTAAACAATAAtctttgagttttaattaattgccAGTCCTAACAAAATTTAGATCATCTAACTTATTCCAATTATTTCATGATATATGTTGTGTAAATATGTGGTGCATATCTCAAACTAGATGAAAACTCATGTAAACCCTAACCAAAAAGTCATCCAAATTAAaaacacacatatgtatatgcATGAGGTGATGTTACACAACATGTAAAAAATCTTATCCAAACTTGACTTCGTTTGtgagatataaaaataataagttgTGAACAAATCAGTTTTCTAGTTCAAACTTTGTTGTTTTTACATCTTAcaaataaaatcaaatttgGACGAGATTTTTTACATAGTTGTGAAACATCATGTCCTCTACatgtattattattttgtttgaatttaTACAGCTTTTTTTATCAGGATTTACACGAGTTTTCATCTAAGCTCAATTCCACATAGCAGTCATATATGCATGCCCAACAGCTGACATGATGGAGACCaaatgcagtttttttttaaaaaaaagaaaaagagaatagCAAACATACACACATTACAACTACAAATTTTTCGAATCACTCCTTGCGGtcataatatttaatattttagataagATTTAAACTTACAAAATTCTAACCTTCGATGACTTACAAAGTTATAAGTTCTGACCATCACTAAATACTTAATTTCAAAACATAAAAATGATATGGGTATCACTTTTGTAAATACTTTCATAGTCTCTTAAACTTAACAGATCGATTTTATATACAAACCTATTCCAATATAGGCGGTGGGGTCTACAATAATCCAGAGATGCGTTCGTGTACGACGAGACAGGCGGGCCCACATCATGGACACTTAACTGGATGCGGTTAAGGGTCCTTGTCCACCTGTCCAGGGACAGCACATCGACATATGCAGGACATCAAGACAAATCACACATTACAGTAAGTTTCTTATAATTCAATGGTACATTATACTACGCAtctttgatactccctccgtttcataagtcgtttgacttttttttttcaaactttgttaagtttgatcaagtttatagaaaaatttagtagcatctaaaacatcaaattagtttcatcattgaatatattttaataatatatttgttttgtattgaaaatactaatatatttttctataaacttagtccaATTTAATGatgtttgactagaaaaaagtcaaacgacttataatatgaaacggatggagtaattgtttagattcactggtggagaaagcgtttgtGGTCCTGGTTTTTttaccgggactaccaatccggaactaaagatcgctatctttagtcccgggtgaaataaccgggactaaagatcgatctttagtcccgggtgaaataaccgggactaaagatcgatctttagtagatcgagctgacctttttttatttgcatggccatgttgctgcatggtttatatatacatatatatgtttcaatacatatatacgcattatatatatatattatatttatatatgtttcaatacatatacatgcataatatatatgtatttatacatatatatgttctgcaaatgcatatgtgtgtgtctatatatatatatatatatatatatatatatatatatatatatatatatatatatatatatatatatatatatatatatatatatgaccaaaatatatatttacattaaagaaaatgtgtacatgcatatagaaaaatagacatgtattaattacaatccattatgatgtcctagctagctacgatttcgacgtagtagtagtcgttatctcagaagctaaggacctatgaattgtatttccgtcgtagtagaattcacccttgggatcaaggatttgttcgttgatgaatcccatgagttgttcttgaaccgccgcgataaattctttgtgtgtgaggttatccctcatgcgaataaactatatgaatgtatgaaattaattagtaaacaacaaatcgatacgtacgcaatgaaattttgaatttatttgtacgtacatcgagctctcttgtggtgatgatttggtctgcaaggcagtggtaATACTTGCACACGTAGTAGaacgcacaagttagttccctgggcttgctttgcgcactataaataaatgacaaacggcgagagatttaactaatatacacttgtatgtatttgaattggagattcaatataaatgtagagcatgtgtactcacaggaaaattaaacttccgcctaagtctttctctccacttgccgcggaccaaatgacggaaccgataccaagccctacatggagtttaaagctatgattcgcagtagcaattaattataacaagattcttaattaatataggaacttatgacagtacctgtctataagttcgaaaaccttatcaaacgtagactcttttttatccattgagtcatatacgttgacggtgcaggcctccaagtcgaagagtaaaaggacccagtggaatctgcaatgtgcgtcggatgcattacatatgaaacacttagcatgttcgtacgggaatgaaatttggtataggaagacagtaaaattaaactaactctgtgttgtacggcaacagtatgaacgtcttgtaatgctgcgccttcaggagatggacgagattgtcctctgtggcttgcggatactggtcgagcattgcgacatttactttccgagggtcgatgaatccagtatcgaaaaccccccgccgttgggccctttgaatctccattctacaacgataaaaggaagtatatattatatatagtctacttatatacaaggacctaattaattaaaggaaacgtaataagaaatctaattgaacgatacttacaaaatccagcaactcataatagagacgtcgagggcgtccagctggtatagttcgtagatacccttgaaattgatccagagaatgtcatctccttgcaagaagtccgtgtccctgatcctcgctccgatcatctctctaccggtggtgctcatctccatgtacagttgatggaacttgtacatttgtgtgggtagggactgcagctgctcaggcttgacaagcggtttaccgagttcataCATGTATTTGACTTCaaccttttcgattggtgcgcctcgtagcaattgatccgtagttagcccggtgtcattaataaattcttgtattccaaaatcttcaccggtcaccaacggctcgatctcctggttggttgctctccaagctgagggactggtttggactttccagaagatgctttcttaagtgttcgctcatagtccgatagctttatggcctccttggcaggtgcagacatacccctaaagaagttcctgacactcgggtatataggaatcttcttttctggacttcgaggcttcaattgtctcctgacttctgatgccacataagcgtcaagctcctcttgcgtgcaatcgtaccccgggtccttgtttttTGCGGCGTCAAcattcgccttcttcgttgcccttgtgggggcaggcggtggagcttggggggcccttaacttggaaggtgccggacgaggagcctgaggaggagacggtgcaggagcctgaggaggagatggcggagccggaggagatggtgcacgaggcGCCGTTTGTCGCCCaggaaggatgatgtaccgcttgcaccatagtataatggcgtggcttgtgtctcgtagatgcatctcaccgtctcctcctggttagtccaactcgaggtcctcgtacgcgccttccaccaactcaactttgaccttggagtatcctgctggaatcggcctgcagtggtaagtccctgacGGGTCCATTGGGATGTCCATGCCTGACGCCACCTTCAcatggtgagaggttatttattagtaatcaacatatataagcagcaacttgcggaatggacaagtctaaaatctataaattacgagcttacctttattgataagttcttgaagggaatatgcagctcacatggtgtccgctgagtgatgtcatcaacgagGCAGGtagtttcgtcctgggtttgcatggcgtccatgctctgtgatcctacctacCCCGTTGAGGCggagctgctacgattgcctgaagggctcaccattgcaggagtaatgtacggctggggatcatgggaccgatgtgcggccatgcgttcatcaaccttccttgccacctcctcttgcatgctgagctcgtagctcgataccctgtacttaagatctgcaatcttcacctcggtatctctcttgctcctcatctgactcatgtacgtgtggatgtcctccttgaatccaatcttccaaggaatcacccctttccctcgtgttcgtcctagATGCTCgagagtctgcagggcgagtgacagctcgtccttctctctgtcgggtcggaacgtgccctgagaagaggcttccactgcgtccgttagtggacgcgcagcctcgcgtatctgatcgctgaagaccagggagccatcaactgggttgagcgttccaccatGAGCATACTATCAGAACTttgatcgatccggccatttagcggtggccggttcgatacccctctcaagcaagcttgcctccatctcctcccacttcggcattgcgacgctatagccTCCTCCACCTAGTTcccctagcctcctcctcctagttCCCCTCtacatccctctccacgttcccctcctggttcccctccgcatctcTCTCcatgttcccttcctcgttcaagtactagtttggatcctcgttcccctcttcttcgttccagtactggctgcttccctccgcgattgtatcgtacagtatctgttcctcatcgcgatcagccatctgttcatacaagaaatatttgctaagtctataggtcatatttgctttacaatcttatatgctaacaatcatatattctaagtctaagtgtcgtatattagaaccctagataattaTTAAAACTGTACTAATCTTgtattagaaccctagacaatcatatatgctaagtctaattacaaatctaataatcttatattaaaactcaaataatcttgtataaaaactctaataatcttacattaaaactcaaatagtcatatatgctaagtctaactgtcgtatattagaaccctagacaatcatatatgctaagtctaattacaaatctaataatcttatattaaaaatcaaataatcttgtattaaaactctaataatcttacattaaaactcaaatagtcatatatgctaagtctaactgtcgtatattagaaccctagacaatcatatatgctaagtctaattacaaatctaataatcttatattaaaactcaaatagtcatatatgctaagtctatgtgtcgtatattagaaccctagacaatcatatatgctaagtctaagtgtcgtatattaaatctaatagtcttaattgcattaaaaatctaacaatcatatatttacatcacttgcctgcgcgaagtccttcgagggctagctaccactccagcttgagggacgacgacgacaacaccttttctgcaacatacaaaaaaatgtattaggataaacgcaaagtaacatatattgtatttcacattcgcgttctcgttaagttcacgtttcgtttacgatcgttcacgttcgcgttctcgttaagttcatgTTTCGTTcacctacgttcgttcgttcacatgcattcacgttaacgtacgttaagttcATGTTTGCGTTCTTGTTAAGTTCACTTTTCGTTCACGCACGTTCGTTCGTTTACGTACGttcacgttaacgtacgttaagttcacgtatcgttcacgtacgttcgttcgtttaCGTTAGcgtacgttaagttcacgtttcattcacgttcgttcacgttcacgttcacgttcacgttaagttcacgttcattcacgttcgcgtttgcgttcacgttcacgtacgttcATTCGTTCACGATCACATTAAGTTCACGTTCGTTGAagttcacgtacgttcgttcgttcacctTCGTTAACGTTCACATTGTCGTTAAGTTCTCGCCTAAGTCACGTTTCGTTCGTT comes from the Oryza glaberrima chromosome 9, OglaRS2, whole genome shotgun sequence genome and includes:
- the LOC127784953 gene encoding calmodulin-binding protein 60 C-like gives rise to the protein MSGDQGLMAFRRIRGDEQEEDRDGGGWPEAKRKRQTVPSFISVIRGAMAAEKIQKLGLDLEPFFRKAVQEELERSLSKHGHLLYRSPPMLVNSVDSSLKLAFAKRLQLPIFTNNKLVDVDNNPLQVHLLHMSSTTTSHHHLPMIKKLEVLVLDGDFSHGDEGWSSDEFSGAIVREREGRRPLLVGTLNVAMADDHLGVAFIDDVAFTDNSSWTRSRRFRIGVRAVAVAGSGDGGGLRIREAVSESFMVKDHRGESYQKHFPPRPDDEVWRLKNIRKDGPIHKRLESERVRNVQGFLNLHATNPEKLRKLVVMSDRLWKATLHHAKTCDFGAAEMMQVKQSSIEAYQNWDQLDEAETNKTASGNLGQAHEGSLQADEIGTVSGPHFQSRNQMDSEDSLSAAAVTEDADDALWSPCMTSDGHGLIMWKNNTSVWDQMN